GAGTTCGGAACTCGCAAATTCTGGCGTTCCAATGGAGGCGGGCCCCGACGAATTGGTCGCACTCGCTTCCGCACAACGATCAGAACTAAAGGCCGTTGCGCACAAATCCAACTCGCTCCGTCATCAAGCGAAACGGGAACTCGCAGTGCTCGGCCCTCAGGTTGGTGCTGCGGGCGGATTCAGTTTTCTGGAAAACGAAAACCTAACTCATGAAGGCTTTTGGTCTGCGTCTCTGTTGGCCGAATGGACAATCTTCGACGGTGGCGTTGCTCATAATAAAGCAGCCTCGCTCAGACAGCAGGCGTCCGCGCTCGCTCTACTGAAACGCGACTTGGAAAGCCGGATTGCTCTACAGGTTCGTCAGGCTTGGCTCAATTTGCAGAACGCGACGGATCGGATCGCCGTCGCTCAGACGTCGGTCGAACAGGCGGAGGAAAACCTCAAGGTCGCTTTGGACCGGTATCGCAAAGAGGTGGGCACGAACACCGAAGTGCTTGACGCTCAGACGCTGCTGGCTCAAAGTCGAAACAACTATTTCGCGGCCAATTATGACGCCGCTCTGGCACGCGTGATGCTCGATCGAGCGACCGGGAGTCTTTGATCGTAGCGGGGGCATTGGAGCTTTCGGTTGAGGATAACTTGTTTCGGCGTGCGAATACGCGCAGTGCTCACATGTAGGCACTTATAGCGACAACGTAGCCTAGGCTTCCAGCCTGGGACTCTCTTTTCCCCAGGCTGGAAGCCTAGGGAACGAACGGCACGCCTTGTGCATTGCGACGTACTGCGTTCGTCGTACCTCGAAAAGATCGCGGCAAGTCATGCGTGTGACTTCGTGAAGAGGCCGGCGACGGATTCCGAAATCAGGAAACGTCGAAATGGCGAAGTTCTTCAAACGTGTTGTCATACTCCTGCTACTGGTGGGCTGCACGGCTGGCGGTTACTACGCTTGGGATCGTTGGGGGCGAGTCGAACCGCTGGCTGATGGGCTGGTACAAGCCAATGGGCGGATCGAAGGCGATCACGTCACGGTCGCCAGCAAGTTTGCCGGCAAGATCAACGAGATACTGGTTCGTGAAGGCGAGAGCGTCGAAGCGGGGCAAGTCCTGGCGAGATTGAGCAGTGAGCAAGTCAAGGCGAAGCTGCGACAGGCTGAACAGGCAATCGAAGCGGCTCGCGCTCAGCACCGTGCTGCCCAATCAGGCCTTGAGTTGCTCAAGCAGGAAGTGCCTCTGATGATCGACACGGCTCAGGCGTCGTTGGAACACGCAAAAGCCGTGGTCGCGAAAGCGCAAGCGGCCGAGCAACAGTCGGCTCGCGACGCGTCGCGTTTTTCAGACCTTGCATCGCGTGGCACGATCGACAAGCGTAAGGGCGAAGAAGCTCAGCTCGCTTGGACGGTCGCAAAGAACGATGTGCGCGTCGCCGAGACCGCTCTAACCCGAGCGGAGAAACAACTCGCCGAAGCCAATTTAGGTAGTCGCCGCGTTCACGCCAAAGCACAGGAATTGGAAGCGCTGGCCGCGCAAGTCGCAGGTGCCGAAGCGGTGCGTGACGAAGCCCAAAGTGTGCTCGACGACTTGACCATCACCGCACCAGCCGCGGGCGTGATTACGACCCGAGTCGTTGACGCAGGAGAAATCGTTGCTGCGGGTTCGCCGCTGTTCGACCTGGTGAATCTCGATCGGTTGTACTTGAAGGTCTACGTGCCAGAAATCGAAATTGGCCACGTTCGGCTTGACCTGCCCGCTCGTATCCATACGGATGCGTTTCCCGACAATCCGTTTCCGGCAACCGTGCGCTACGTTTCCTCTCGCGCTGAGTTCACACCCAAGGAAGTGCAAACGACCGATGAGCGAGTGAAGCTCGTCTACGCCGTTAAATTGTACTTGGATGAGAATCCAGACCATCAACTGACGCCTGGTTTACCGGCCGATGCTGTGATGCGTTGGAAGGAGGAAACACCGTGGATGAAACCGCAATGGTAGAAACCAGCCGTGCTGCGACGGCCACGTCGATTGACACTCCGCCGTCCGCCACCGGGACATCGGAATCCGCAGATTCAAAACCGGTCGTCCAACTATCAGAGTTGCGAAAGAATTACGGCAGCACGATCGCCGTGGATGGCGTCGACCTGGAAATCCAGCGTGGCGAAATCTATGGGCTGATCGGTCCTGATGGAGCCGGCAAAAGCAGTCTGATGAAAGCGGTCGCGGGCGTGCTGACGTACGACAGTGGCACGCTCGATGTGTTTGGTGTCCGCGTCGATTCCGAGCGATCGGCCGAGACGATCAAGGATCGCATTGGATTGATGCCGCAGGGACTCGGTTTGAATCTTTACGCAGATTTGTCGATTGAAGAAAACGTTGACTTCTTCGGTCAAATACGACTGATCCCCAAGGATGTACTTCAGGAGCGAAAAAATCGCTTGCTGGGCATGACCCGATTGGACAAGTTTCGTGCCCGGCCGATGAAGAATCTGTCCGGCGGAATGAAGCAAAAACTGGGCTTGGTTTGCTGTCTGATCCACCATCCACAGCTCGTCATACTTGATGAGCCGACCACCGGTGTCGACCCCGTTTCTCGACGAGACTTTTGGAGCATTCTCGCTCAACTCCTGCGTGAAGAACAAATCACGGCGTTGGTTTCAACCGCATACATGGACGAGGCGACGCGATTCCATCACGCGGCGTTACTGTTTGACGGTAAGGTGCTTGCCCGCGGTGAGCCCGACGAAATCGCGGCGCTCGTGCCGGGCCGAATCGTGCAAGCGAAGGCGGAACCACAGGCGGAAGCGTTCGCGTTGCTGAAGGAGACGTTTCCACAATCGGAAGCCGTTGGACCCTGGCTGCGGGTCTTCGTCGATGACGCTGACAATGAACAAGCAACAACCGCCGTCACAACACGCCTTGAGAATTTTCAACCGCAGGAAATTCATGTCGCAGAACCTGACCTCGAAGATGTCTTCATTGCGTTGCTGCGACGGCGTGGTCTGACCGACGACGATCATCCTGCCTCCTTAGGCCGCAATGCGGACTCCGTCAACGATGGCGACGGACTCGCTATCGAGGCTAACGACTTGGTGCGATCCTTTGGCAGCTTCAAAGCGGTCGACGGAGTCAGTTTTCAGGTGAAGCCGGGCGAGATATTCGGACTTCTCGGTGCCAACGGAGCGGGCAAGACCACCGTCATCAAAATGCTGACAGGTCTGTTACCCCCAACTGCTGGAACCGGCCGCGTCGCGGGTGCAGACATGCGTCGCGCCGGCCAGGCGATCAAAGAACGTATTGGTTACATGTCGCAAGCGTTTTCGTTGTACCAAGACCTTACGGTGGTCGAAAACATTCGTCTGTACGCAGGTATCTATGGGCTATCGCGGCGGATGACGCGTGAACGGACTGATTGGATCATTGACATGGCAGGTCTGGCCGGCCGAGAAAATGAATTGTCAGGAAGTTTGCCGATGGGGTTACGGCAACGGTTGGCGATCGGATGTGCTCTCGTTCATCGTCCGCAGGTGTTATTTTTGGACGAACCAACGTCAGGGGTCGACCCGATCGGACGACGACGATTGTGGGACATCATTTTCGATCTATCTCGCAACGAAGGCGTGGCGGTTCTAGTTACCACGCATTACATGAGCGAATCCGAACACTGCGATCACATCGCGATGATGTACGCCGGGCGTGTTTTTGCCGACGCGTCACCAAGCGAGCTTAAAGCAAGCCTTCGTGAAGCATCGGGACAACTTCTAGAGGTTACGACCGACAACCCACTCACCGCATTGGATGTCTTGGAATCCGGTGGATTCGTCGGCGTATCCCTGTTCGGCAAACGCATTCACTTACTCGCTCCCGATCCGATCCAAGCGGAACAACAAGTCCGAGAGGCTCTCGGCAAGAAAGGCGTTGGAGTTCTTTCGGTAAGCGAACAGCCGTTGACGATGGAAGACGTGTTCGTGAACCGCGTATTGGCTCTCGAAAAAATAGATGAGGGCAAACAGTGAATATTCGTCGTGTTGCGGCCACCGCATCGAAAGAATGGCGAGAAATCGTACGTGATCGCTTGTTCCTGGCGTTGACATTTCTGGTACCAACCTCGTTGATGCTGGTCGTTGGCTACGGGTTGTCACTAGACGTGGAAGACATCCCACTAGCGATTGTCGATCGCGACGGCACAAATCTCAGTCGCGAGTACGCTCACCGATTCATTGATTCACGCTATTTCGATTTCAAAGGCTACGCACTGGATCGTCATTCATTGCCGCCGCTGCTGGAGGACAATAAAGTCCGTGCTGCGATCATCATTCCGGAGAATTTTCAAAAGGAACTTCTGGCCGGTCGTCCGGTCGTCGTGCAGACACTGATCGACGGTACGCTTCCGTTCCGTGCACAGACAACGAAGGGCTACGTCCTGGCAATGAACACCGCTTTTAGCAGCGAGATGCTGGCAATGTTTATTTCAAAAAAACGAGGCATCCCGCTTGGACAAGCTGCGAGATCACTCCGTCCGGTCAAGTTGGAGGCGAGGTACCTCTACAACCAAAGCATGAAAAGCGACTGGGCGCTCGCGCCGCGGTTAATCATGGTGATCCTGATGATGACTCCGCCGTTCTACACGGCACTTGGCATTGTTCGCGAGAAAGAGCGCGGCTCGATCTACAACATTTATTCGTCGACCGTCAGCCGGCTTGAGTTCCTGGTCGGGAAATTGATCCCCTACGTTGGGATTTCGTCGGCGAACGCTGTGATTCTTTGGCTAATCGCGACACAATTGTTTGGGGCACCGTTCAAAGGCAGCCTGCTGTTTTTCATCCCGGCGACACTGCTGTACATCATTTGCACGACTGGCCTGGGGCTGGTCGTCTCCGTCATGGTCCGAACTCAAGTGGCGGCGATGGTCGTGACGTTCATCGTCACCGTCATTCCTTCGATGCTGTACTCGGGTGTGATCGTGCCGATTTCGTCGCTGAGCGAAACGGCGCAGGTCACGGCCCACGCGTTGCCAGCGATGTATTACACCAACATCATCGTTGGAACCTTCATGAAAGGTGTCGGGCTACGAGAACTGTGGACTGATGTGCTCGTGCTCGCGATCTACGCGACCGTTCTCTTAACGCTTGGGTACCGAATGTTTCACAAGAGGCCCAACACATGAGGACCCACACATGAGCGAGATGCCGTCCAACAACCGTATTCGCGCCATGATCGTTTGGTGGAACCGAATGCGAGTGATGACGATCAAGGAATACTTGCAACTCTATCGTGATCGCATTTTGATCGTGTTCATGGTTTATGCATTCACCTTGGAGGTGTTTCTGGCGGGTTCGGGCGTGAGCATGCAGTTGCACAACGCGGCAATGTGGGTCCATGATTCCGATCACAGTTTTGCATCGCGAGAACTGATTCACCGCTTTCGCCCTCCCCATTTCAGCATTGATGGTGAAGTCCTTAACCATCGAGAGAGCATTGAACTGCTGGATCGTGGCGAAGCGATGGTCGTGCTCGATATTCCGCCCCAGTTCCAGGAATCACTGCTCAACGGCGATACGACGAGTGTGCAGATGCAGATCGACACCTCCAACCCTGTCCTCGGCTTCTTAGCGACCAGTTACGGCAGTCAGATTGTTGGCCAATATGGACTCGAAGCGGCGATGAAACGCGAAGGTATGAGTCTGAATGAACTCGCGATTCCTATCATCAATGAGGAACATCGGGTCTGGTACAACGCTAATCAGAACGACGCATGGTTCATGTCGGTCGTCGAAATGCTGAACGTCATTACGATGTTTGCCATCCTGCTGCCGGCATCGGCGATGGCGCGAGAAAAAGAGCGAGGCACGGTCGAGCAACTGATGGTTTCGCCACTAACGACGTTCCAGATGATGTTCCCAAAAGTGCTTGCGATGACAACCGTGATCTTGGTTGGAACGCTAATAACGATCCACTTGATTCTGCAGCCGTTCTTTGGTGTTCCATTTCGCGGCAGCTTGACATTGTTTATGGCGGTGACAGCGTTGTACGTGTTTACGACCGCTGGTATCGGAATGTTGCTGGCAACGATTGCCAAAAACCTGGCACAAGTCGGAATGTTGACCGCATTGATCTTTATTCCGATGGTTTTCCTGTCAGGAGTTTGGACGCCACCAGAGAACATGCCACCCGTGCTTCGATATTTCAGTTCGATCGCACCCTTACACCACTACATCGACGCCAGCCTTGGCATCATGCTGAAGGGTTCCGGGGTCGCCCTGCTATGGGATTCGATTCTAGCAATCGCATTGTTCGCGGTAGCAACCTACGGCCTCAGCATGAGCTATTTTCGCCGTCAACTTGGTTAGCGCCCCATTCCGAAGTAGAAGTACGCGAGACAGATAATCGAGAACTGCGAAAATATGGAAACCGATCTAATCAAATTCGTCGCTGCGATCTTTGTGATTACCAACCCGCTGGGTGCGATCCCACTGTTTCTGTCTCTATCGAAAGAATATTCGACACGGGAGCGGCGACGAGCAGCACTACTTGCATCAATCACGGTTGCCATTGTCTTGTCCTCCAATATCGTTCTCGGCGAACTCATTCTGAAATTCTTCGGAATCAGCATTCCGGCATTTCAAGTAGGTGGAGGCATTCTCATCCTACTGCTTGCGATCTCGATGCTGCAGGCTCGCCAAAGTTCCATTAAACATACTCATGAAGAAGCGAAGGAAGCGGCTGACAAGGACTCCATCGGAGTCGTACCTTTGGGGATTCCTTTGCTTGCTGGTCCCGGTGCTATCAGCACGGCGATCATTTTCGCACATCGAAACGACGGCTGGCTCGACCATCTTTCAATGATCGGTGTCTGCGTGGTACTCGCATTTTGCATCTGGTCAGCACTTCGATTAGCCGAACGAATCGGACGACTTCTCGGTCGGACCGGAATTAACATTGGAACGAGGCTGATGGGGCTAATTCTGGCAGCAGTCGCAGTCCAATTCATCTTCGACGGAGCACAATCGCTATGGAACAATCCGGCGATGACTTCACCGGCCAGCGAACCTACTGGCCCGAGCTTAGCGGAAGTCGTCAACACCTTCGTCACAAATGATCCATTATCCGGAACTCACGAGAACCTCCGCGCCCTCCCGCTGCAACTAGCACATAAAGGAATTTAGAGATGTCCGCGTTGCAAACACAAAGGTTGACCGAGGAATCATCCGTGGGACATTGGGTTGCCCAGCATCCGGTGACCGCAGACGTCTACGAGACACTGCGAATCGACTATAGCTGCAGCGGTGACAAGTCGCTGAAAACGGTCTGCCGGGAGAATGGGCTCGAAGTCATTCGCGTTCACTCCTTGCTGCAAAGCACAATCGCAGACGTTGACGATGCGACGAAAAACAAGTGGCTGCACGCACCGCTCGCCGATCTGTGCGACCATATCGAACAGTCGCATCATGCGTTCCTAAAGAACTCACTACCGACAGCGACATCTTTGCTTGCTCACGTCGTCGAGTTACATAGCGACGATCATCCGGAATTGTTGGAAGTCCACCACCATTTCGTCGCTTGGCGGGACGAAACCTTGGAAGTGATGGCCGCCGAAGAACGCTCATTGTTCCCGGCGATACGTCAAATGGAAAGCGAAGGTGAGAGTCCAAGTCGAGACTGGCGTGGAATAGCCAAGCTGATTCGTCGTGTCGGTTTTGAGCACAACGACATCGGCGTTGCGTTAAGCGAAGCCCGTGATGCATCCGGGAATTATGTCGCACCGCCAGACGCAAGCCCAACCTATCGGCAAACCCTCGGACTGCTACGCCGCATCGAAATCGACGTGCGGCATCACCTCCACAAAGAAGAACACATCCTCTTCCCACGAGTCGAGAAGAGGGCAAATAAGACGGGTGCCAATGAAGCCTGATCTAGATTCAACGAACACCACTCACCCGCGTACATCTCCAAGCACATTTTCGCTCCTGGCGAGGTCGGCCAAACTCAATAGCGAAGCGTGACGACTTCGATGCAATGCCATCACGGAATCGATTCGCCTCAGACAATAAACGCGTCAAAAAAACAAGAACGAAGCACCTCAGCAGAAGTAAATTGGCATAATGACTTTCTGCTCCCCTTTCCCCAAAACGGGGCGAGAAGATCCATGCTAAACCAGAGATACCGAATGACTTGTCGTGAGGTACTTACCAGTAGACGACTTCGATCTTCTGGAAGCTTCATGACAGGCGAAACCAATCTCCCAATGTTGCTGCAAAACATTCAGCCCGTACTCCAGGACGGCGAGTTCGTTTTTTGCACGATGAAACCGGCGACTGCGTCTGATCTTTACGTTTCTCCCATCGGTCCGTTTCTTGAAGTCGAAGGGGGTAACTCTGATACTTGCGAAGGCCCAAGCAGAGGCGAATGGTCTGGACTTCTCGTACGTTTGCAGGATGATAACTCTCAAAGTTCACTCCAGTCTCGAAGTGGTTGGTTTTCTTTTTGCAGTGACGGCCAAACTGGCTCAAAGTGGAATCAGTGTGAACGTAGTCTCGGCCTATTTTCACGATCACCGTTTTGTGCCAACGGGCCGTGCCGATGAAGCGATGAAGGTGTTGAACGACGTCGCCCTACGGGCGACGTAACCGCATGCCATAGGCGCAATCATTGATCCGGTTGTTGGTCATCGCAATGATCTGCCGCTCAGCTTCGTCTTGCCAAAGACGTCGTTGATCGACTTGTACTATTCAGCGTTTAACGTTTCTTAACGTTCTTCTCCAACACGAACCACAAGCTTGCCGAAGTTTTTGCCTTCGAGCAGGCCGATGAATGCGTTCGGTGCATTGTCAAGGCCATCAACGACGTCTTCGATAAACTTGACTTTGCCTTCAGCGACCCATGGCGTCATTTCTGCGAGAAACTCTCCGTATCGAGAACCGTAGTCGTCGAAAATGATGAAGCCTTGAGCCTTGATGCGTCGCACCAAGAACGTTTGCATCAACAACGGCAACCGGTCTGGTCCTTCGGGTAATTTGGTGTCGTTGTAGTGCGCGATCAATCCGCAAACAGGAATCCGAGCCTTGACATTCAAGAGTGGAAGCACTGCGTCGAACACTTTCCCACCGACACTTTCAAAATACACGTCGATTCCGTCCGGACACGCGTCTGCGAGTTGTTCGGCAAAATCGGGTGCGTAGTGATCGAGGCACTCGTCAAAGCCAAATGCTTCGATCCCCGCTTTGCACTTTTGGGGCCCGCCTGCGACTGCGACGACGCGACAGCCTTTGAGCTTGGCTATCTGTCCAACAACGGCGCCGACCGCGCCAGTTGCGGCGGCGACCACAACGGTCTCACCGGGTTTGGGCTGACCAATATCAAGCAGCCCCATGTAGGCCGTGAAGCCTGGCATTCCAAGCACGCCGAGCGATCGGGATGGATGCTCTAGTTCCTGCCCCAGCGGTATCAGCCCTTTTCCATCGGATACTTCGTAATCCTGCCAACCGGTGTAGCCCAACACCCAGTCACCCTCAACAAAGTCGGGGTGCATTGACTGCTCAACTCGACAGACCGTACCACCAACCATCACCTCGCCAAGCTCAACCGGCGGCGCGTAAGAAGGCGCGTCACTCATACGGCCCCGCATGTAGGGATCGAGTGACAGATAGACCGTTCGCAGTAAGACTTGACCTTCGCTCGGTTGCGGCAAATCCGTCGTTTCCAATCGAAAGTTGTCAGGCGTAGGTGCGCCTTGTGGTCGGGAGTTCAATAAGACACGGCGGTTTATTTCGCGGGATTGCGACATCGTCAAATCTTTCAGTTGTGGTTGCGGTTGTTTAATCGTCAGCGTGAAAGCAAAGCTTGTGCCGATGGTCGTCACTCTGACTCATCAATGGGGTGGATACCGAAGGTCTCGCCGAGGCTCGCGTACAAGGCAGAGACGACATACAGCGTTAAGAATGTCGGGACGATCAAGCCGTAGATCATCAACCACACCGTTCCTTAACGGATGGTTCGTGCCAATCGAAAAACACGAAACGTCGAACGAAGTGCGCAAAACAATCCGGGCAATTCGCGCTCATATGGGCAACGGAACGTAGTAGACGAGGTTACGAATCCCTGGAGCGTGAGTAAGGGTGGCCTCGTCCACTCCATTTGGGATCACCCCTCGATGCCGTGCTTTTCCATCATGCGATAGAGCTTGCGGCGTTCGACGCCGAGCGCTCGTGCGGCTTTCGACTTGTTGCCGTTTTCTCGCTGTAGAACTTCAGCAATGTGCGCTCGCTCCAGGGCGATCAAGGAACCCACCTTCGGAAATTGCGTAGTAGAGGATTGGCTGACGTGATCTTGCGTATTCTCGTGACGAAACTCTTCGGATAGGTCACTGATCGTGATGACTCCGTCGTCAGCAAGAATCTTGGCCCGTTCCAAGGTGTTGATAAGTTGGCGAATGTTGCCAGGCCATGAATAAGCGACCAATGCTTGCCGAGCATCTGCGTCCATCTCATGGTCGTTGCCCAAAAAGTGACTGACGAGTAGCTCGATGTCGCCGTCACGCTCTCGTAGCGGTGGCAAGTCCAAGGCCATCACGTTGATGCGATAATACAAGTCTTCGCGGAAACGGCCTTCGTCGACTTCGATTTTCATGTCACGGTTCGTTGCGGCGACGATGCGAACGTCGACCCGGCGTTCTTTATGCGATCCGATGCGCCGGAGT
The sequence above is a segment of the Novipirellula galeiformis genome. Coding sequences within it:
- a CDS encoding HlyD family secretion protein: MAKFFKRVVILLLLVGCTAGGYYAWDRWGRVEPLADGLVQANGRIEGDHVTVASKFAGKINEILVREGESVEAGQVLARLSSEQVKAKLRQAEQAIEAARAQHRAAQSGLELLKQEVPLMIDTAQASLEHAKAVVAKAQAAEQQSARDASRFSDLASRGTIDKRKGEEAQLAWTVAKNDVRVAETALTRAEKQLAEANLGSRRVHAKAQELEALAAQVAGAEAVRDEAQSVLDDLTITAPAAGVITTRVVDAGEIVAAGSPLFDLVNLDRLYLKVYVPEIEIGHVRLDLPARIHTDAFPDNPFPATVRYVSSRAEFTPKEVQTTDERVKLVYAVKLYLDENPDHQLTPGLPADAVMRWKEETPWMKPQW
- a CDS encoding ABC transporter permease, with protein sequence MNIRRVAATASKEWREIVRDRLFLALTFLVPTSLMLVVGYGLSLDVEDIPLAIVDRDGTNLSREYAHRFIDSRYFDFKGYALDRHSLPPLLEDNKVRAAIIIPENFQKELLAGRPVVVQTLIDGTLPFRAQTTKGYVLAMNTAFSSEMLAMFISKKRGIPLGQAARSLRPVKLEARYLYNQSMKSDWALAPRLIMVILMMTPPFYTALGIVREKERGSIYNIYSSTVSRLEFLVGKLIPYVGISSANAVILWLIATQLFGAPFKGSLLFFIPATLLYIICTTGLGLVVSVMVRTQVAAMVVTFIVTVIPSMLYSGVIVPISSLSETAQVTAHALPAMYYTNIIVGTFMKGVGLRELWTDVLVLAIYATVLLTLGYRMFHKRPNT
- a CDS encoding ACT domain-containing protein, with amino-acid sequence MITLKVHSSLEVVGFLFAVTAKLAQSGISVNVVSAYFHDHRFVPTGRADEAMKVLNDVALRAT
- a CDS encoding MarC family protein, giving the protein METDLIKFVAAIFVITNPLGAIPLFLSLSKEYSTRERRRAALLASITVAIVLSSNIVLGELILKFFGISIPAFQVGGGILILLLAISMLQARQSSIKHTHEEAKEAADKDSIGVVPLGIPLLAGPGAISTAIIFAHRNDGWLDHLSMIGVCVVLAFCIWSALRLAERIGRLLGRTGINIGTRLMGLILAAVAVQFIFDGAQSLWNNPAMTSPASEPTGPSLAEVVNTFVTNDPLSGTHENLRALPLQLAHKGI
- a CDS encoding ABC transporter permease — translated: MSEMPSNNRIRAMIVWWNRMRVMTIKEYLQLYRDRILIVFMVYAFTLEVFLAGSGVSMQLHNAAMWVHDSDHSFASRELIHRFRPPHFSIDGEVLNHRESIELLDRGEAMVVLDIPPQFQESLLNGDTTSVQMQIDTSNPVLGFLATSYGSQIVGQYGLEAAMKREGMSLNELAIPIINEEHRVWYNANQNDAWFMSVVEMLNVITMFAILLPASAMAREKERGTVEQLMVSPLTTFQMMFPKVLAMTTVILVGTLITIHLILQPFFGVPFRGSLTLFMAVTALYVFTTAGIGMLLATIAKNLAQVGMLTALIFIPMVFLSGVWTPPENMPPVLRYFSSIAPLHHYIDASLGIMLKGSGVALLWDSILAIALFAVATYGLSMSYFRRQLG
- a CDS encoding DUF542 domain-containing protein — encoded protein: MSALQTQRLTEESSVGHWVAQHPVTADVYETLRIDYSCSGDKSLKTVCRENGLEVIRVHSLLQSTIADVDDATKNKWLHAPLADLCDHIEQSHHAFLKNSLPTATSLLAHVVELHSDDHPELLEVHHHFVAWRDETLEVMAAEERSLFPAIRQMESEGESPSRDWRGIAKLIRRVGFEHNDIGVALSEARDASGNYVAPPDASPTYRQTLGLLRRIEIDVRHHLHKEEHILFPRVEKRANKTGANEA
- a CDS encoding NADP-dependent oxidoreductase, whose product is MSQSREINRRVLLNSRPQGAPTPDNFRLETTDLPQPSEGQVLLRTVYLSLDPYMRGRMSDAPSYAPPVELGEVMVGGTVCRVEQSMHPDFVEGDWVLGYTGWQDYEVSDGKGLIPLGQELEHPSRSLGVLGMPGFTAYMGLLDIGQPKPGETVVVAAATGAVGAVVGQIAKLKGCRVVAVAGGPQKCKAGIEAFGFDECLDHYAPDFAEQLADACPDGIDVYFESVGGKVFDAVLPLLNVKARIPVCGLIAHYNDTKLPEGPDRLPLLMQTFLVRRIKAQGFIIFDDYGSRYGEFLAEMTPWVAEGKVKFIEDVVDGLDNAPNAFIGLLEGKNFGKLVVRVGEER
- a CDS encoding ATP-binding cassette domain-containing protein is translated as MDETAMVETSRAATATSIDTPPSATGTSESADSKPVVQLSELRKNYGSTIAVDGVDLEIQRGEIYGLIGPDGAGKSSLMKAVAGVLTYDSGTLDVFGVRVDSERSAETIKDRIGLMPQGLGLNLYADLSIEENVDFFGQIRLIPKDVLQERKNRLLGMTRLDKFRARPMKNLSGGMKQKLGLVCCLIHHPQLVILDEPTTGVDPVSRRDFWSILAQLLREEQITALVSTAYMDEATRFHHAALLFDGKVLARGEPDEIAALVPGRIVQAKAEPQAEAFALLKETFPQSEAVGPWLRVFVDDADNEQATTAVTTRLENFQPQEIHVAEPDLEDVFIALLRRRGLTDDDHPASLGRNADSVNDGDGLAIEANDLVRSFGSFKAVDGVSFQVKPGEIFGLLGANGAGKTTVIKMLTGLLPPTAGTGRVAGADMRRAGQAIKERIGYMSQAFSLYQDLTVVENIRLYAGIYGLSRRMTRERTDWIIDMAGLAGRENELSGSLPMGLRQRLAIGCALVHRPQVLFLDEPTSGVDPIGRRRLWDIIFDLSRNEGVAVLVTTHYMSESEHCDHIAMMYAGRVFADASPSELKASLREASGQLLEVTTDNPLTALDVLESGGFVGVSLFGKRIHLLAPDPIQAEQQVREALGKKGVGVLSVSEQPLTMEDVFVNRVLALEKIDEGKQ